A single genomic interval of Chitinophaga sp. 180180018-3 harbors:
- a CDS encoding sigma-70 family RNA polymerase sigma factor, with product MNSEQPTSFPEQSAGGVPAADAARFTLLWNRVRLSEQTALVSLYEQLYFYLVNYGLRICGNMEITRDAINDLFLELWDHRQKLPEVSNVKSYLLTYLRRKIFADIRQARKSNEAADAWSDTAAVHELSYEECIVALQTSEEIKQKIRRAMAALTPRQKEMIQLRYFDGLSMEEVGQRTGITTKTAYNTLGAALKILSTELIIALLLYILA from the coding sequence ATGAACAGTGAGCAACCTACATCTTTCCCCGAACAATCTGCTGGCGGTGTTCCGGCTGCTGATGCAGCCCGTTTTACGCTGTTGTGGAACCGCGTTCGCCTGAGTGAGCAGACTGCGCTCGTTTCCCTGTACGAACAATTGTATTTCTATCTTGTAAATTATGGCCTCCGCATTTGTGGGAATATGGAAATTACCAGAGATGCCATTAACGACCTGTTCCTGGAATTGTGGGATCACAGGCAAAAGCTTCCTGAAGTATCGAATGTAAAGTCTTACCTGCTGACCTATCTGCGTCGCAAGATCTTTGCAGATATCCGCCAGGCACGGAAATCGAATGAGGCAGCGGATGCCTGGTCCGATACCGCAGCGGTTCATGAACTTTCCTATGAAGAGTGTATAGTAGCGCTTCAGACTTCAGAGGAAATAAAGCAAAAGATCAGAAGGGCCATGGCGGCACTGACTCCCCGTCAGAAAGAAATGATCCAGCTCCGGTATTTCGATGGGCTCAGTATGGAAGAGGTGGGCCAACGGACGGGCATTACTACAAAAACGGCCTACAACACGCTGGGAGCGGCTTTGAAGATTCTTTCAACAGAGCTGATAATAGCGCTGTTGCTGTATATTCTTGCCTAG
- a CDS encoding YrdB family protein produces the protein MNTHPLNLAVRFLLEIWMLIVLGNWGWHLGNDSIWQCYLLAVLFPVTAAVLWGVFRIPNDPKPAPVAIPGVLRLLLEWGLFGLAVAALIAMQHPQQAYGVLGILVVHYAVSYDRTLAMLQNKPYTGFTGKK, from the coding sequence ATGAATACGCACCCGCTGAATTTGGCTGTTCGCTTTTTACTGGAAATATGGATGTTGATTGTACTGGGGAACTGGGGCTGGCATCTTGGCAATGACAGCATATGGCAATGTTATCTGCTGGCGGTTTTATTTCCGGTGACAGCCGCAGTACTCTGGGGAGTTTTCCGGATACCCAATGACCCTAAACCAGCGCCGGTAGCCATTCCCGGAGTATTAAGATTACTGCTGGAATGGGGATTATTTGGCCTTGCCGTTGCTGCGCTGATAGCTATGCAACATCCCCAACAGGCGTATGGAGTACTGGGAATATTGGTGGTACATTATGCCGTATCGTACGACAGAACCCTGGCGATGCTGCAAAACAAGCCTTATACCGGGTTTACAGGAAAGAAATGA
- a CDS encoding ABC transporter ATP-binding protein yields MNFLEVSHISKEQHGAYSLKDINFTIQQFQKVVIAGETGSGKSSLMKIIGGMGQADSGTVLFEGKKVKGALEVLIPGHPGTAYLSQHFELRNNYRVEEILSYANKLSEEEASEIYHICRISHLLKRKTDQLSGGEKQRIAMARLLISSPRLFLLDEPYSNLDMIHKGMLKNVIADIGEKLGITCMLISHDPMDILPWADLVIVMKDGEIVQMGTPQEIYRRPANAYVAGLFGKYNLVAPASAKAFAGLPGISLNGKHIFLRPEDLKITGPGKNAITGKVAGIAYYGSFLEANVAIGNEVLTVRTDDEALAAGTEVHLTLAGENVWHFSH; encoded by the coding sequence ATGAATTTTCTTGAAGTATCTCACATCAGCAAGGAACAGCACGGTGCTTATAGCCTAAAAGACATCAACTTCACCATACAGCAGTTTCAAAAGGTAGTTATTGCCGGGGAAACAGGTTCCGGCAAAAGCTCCTTAATGAAAATAATCGGCGGAATGGGACAGGCGGATTCGGGTACCGTGTTGTTTGAGGGTAAAAAGGTAAAAGGCGCACTGGAAGTATTAATCCCCGGACATCCGGGAACAGCCTATCTGTCGCAGCATTTTGAGCTGAGAAATAACTACCGTGTTGAAGAGATCCTTTCTTACGCCAACAAACTCTCTGAGGAAGAAGCTTCAGAGATCTATCATATCTGCAGAATCTCGCACCTGTTAAAAAGAAAAACCGACCAGCTGTCGGGCGGAGAGAAGCAGCGCATTGCTATGGCGCGCCTGCTGATATCTTCTCCCAGGCTGTTTCTGCTGGATGAGCCCTATTCCAACCTGGATATGATCCACAAAGGGATGCTGAAAAATGTGATTGCTGATATAGGAGAGAAATTAGGTATCACCTGTATGCTGATCTCTCACGATCCGATGGATATTCTGCCCTGGGCTGATCTGGTGATTGTGATGAAAGATGGAGAGATCGTACAAATGGGAACTCCGCAGGAAATATATCGTCGCCCGGCAAATGCCTATGTGGCGGGGCTTTTCGGAAAATACAACCTGGTGGCTCCCGCCAGTGCTAAAGCATTTGCAGGATTGCCCGGTATCTCCCTGAATGGCAAACATATTTTTCTGAGGCCGGAAGATCTTAAAATTACTGGTCCGGGAAAAAATGCGATAACCGGAAAAGTGGCCGGTATCGCCTATTACGGCAGTTTCCTCGAGGCAAACGTGGCGATTGGAAATGAAGTACTGACGGTGAGAACAGATGATGAGGCGCTTGCGGCAGGTACGGAGGTACATCTCACACTGGCTGGCGAAAATGTCTGGCACTTCAGCCATTAA
- a CDS encoding GDSL-type esterase/lipase family protein: protein MKKIVLFACLALLFASGNLLAQDPRRFEHDIQTIVDFDKMYAPPVHPILFVGSSSIRKWDDLERNFSKWVVLNRGFGGAETNDVTYYANRIIFPYQPRQIVIYVGENDLPATAVTADTVLSRFKILYATIRSKLPDVPLVYISMKPSPSRAAFFEKAKKANGFIRQFLASEKNTRFIDIYPKMLDKNGNPRKELFLEDMLHMNKKGYKIWEDAVKPYLRN, encoded by the coding sequence ATGAAAAAGATTGTATTATTTGCTTGTCTGGCTTTATTGTTTGCTTCCGGTAACCTCCTGGCACAGGATCCGCGCCGGTTTGAGCATGACATACAAACCATCGTGGACTTCGATAAGATGTACGCTCCGCCGGTACATCCGATTTTATTTGTGGGTAGTTCCTCTATCAGGAAATGGGACGATCTGGAACGTAATTTCAGCAAATGGGTAGTGTTGAACAGGGGATTCGGTGGCGCAGAAACCAATGATGTTACTTACTATGCCAACCGCATTATCTTCCCGTATCAGCCACGGCAGATCGTTATTTACGTAGGAGAAAATGATCTTCCGGCTACTGCTGTCACTGCCGATACAGTGCTGAGCAGATTCAAAATACTGTATGCCACTATCAGGAGTAAGCTGCCCGATGTGCCACTGGTCTACATTTCCATGAAGCCAAGTCCTTCCCGGGCCGCTTTCTTTGAAAAGGCCAAAAAAGCCAATGGATTTATCCGCCAGTTTCTGGCATCGGAGAAAAATACCAGGTTCATCGACATCTATCCGAAAATGCTGGATAAGAATGGTAATCCCCGGAAGGAACTGTTTCTTGAAGATATGCTGCATATGAATAAGAAGGGCTATAAGATATGGGAAGATGCGGTTAAGCCGTATCTGAGGAATTAA
- a CDS encoding TonB-dependent receptor produces MQFRHAGKYPERRVWAQMLNVMKLTAFLLLVLALQVSATGYSQKLTLNMHNVSLSKVFKEIRKQTGYTFFYNTEMLDQTGKVSVSVVQADLESVLSKCLLNKNLNYSIEDNTIILSVKPGEQQEEAPRPVANISVFGRVTDAVTHEPLTGASVKLKGTTKGASTDAKGNYALQLPDEGGVLVVSFIGYESAEQAVTKAGQMDIALTPKAVQTEELVVVGYGTQKRKDVTGAVSSVRVKDISAGVSKNISGAIQGRVPGVAVESSSGAPGAGLLITIRGMSTLGNNTPLYIVDGVFVSSIDGVSPNDVESVEVLKDAATASIYGSRAANGVVIITTKGGRKETPPRLDVDTWFGVQSVPKRMSLLNGEQWSTLMNKYITGIPAYNGINTNWQNAIFHPGLVTRTNANFSGGTKNFIYSLSGGYQKEEGAMKHTNYTAANFRIKTEYEKGRLRVGESVIIKRGDTRRNPAGGDQTHSIVGSALMMPATVPVYDPTQDLGGYGRRPVYMKNLSNPVALLENVDNGAKDLSIIANGFVEVKLIDGLRYKLNVGLTEDQSNTRLFSGTYNDGNVALSAPQLSQSTGTTNSWLLENTLNYSKKFGKHNIDALLGYTAQKNIYSGFSASRTDLATGTTVLDGGSATSQLNGGSANTSSIVSRFGRIMYSYDSRYMLTASVRRDGSSRFAPGHQYGSFPSVSLGWSVHNEKFFAGLTNIISTLKLRGSWGVLGNQEVGDYLTQNNINNGLNYVQGNVLWPGATANAYASPIDLTWEETKIINGGVDLGLLNNKLFVIFDVFKKNTTGVLLSVPFPSSVGKNGSPTLNAGAIQNTGYEVSFEYNDRAGELNYRLGLNFSHINNKMTAINVGSGRQEFGYISKAKVGYPIGGFWLVKTDGIFNSKEEVANYQKNGKPIQPNAQPGDIRYADANGDGIIDNQDEQYMGSPFPNLTMGFSANLSWKHFDLGLFLEAITGNKIYNARRIWLEKMNEVTNYSTDVLNAWTPENHTNFPRFTLTDPNNNNRDNSTRWLEDGSYLRLKRVELGYTLPKTLLSRYGIERVRVFTSGENLFTITKYKGYNPDIGGSGPVKSGNGWSSSATLSRGMDNSWDVYPLSRTFLFGLNLTF; encoded by the coding sequence ATGCAATTTAGACATGCAGGCAAATACCCTGAACGTAGGGTATGGGCACAAATGCTGAATGTTATGAAACTAACTGCCTTTTTGCTGTTGGTACTGGCTTTGCAGGTAAGTGCAACCGGTTACTCGCAAAAACTGACCCTCAACATGCACAATGTGTCATTGTCGAAGGTCTTCAAGGAAATCCGGAAACAAACCGGCTATACCTTCTTTTATAATACTGAAATGCTGGACCAAACGGGAAAGGTTTCGGTGTCGGTCGTACAGGCCGACCTGGAATCCGTATTGAGTAAGTGTTTGCTCAATAAGAACCTCAATTACAGCATTGAGGATAACACTATTATCCTGTCTGTTAAACCCGGCGAGCAACAGGAGGAAGCCCCCCGTCCGGTTGCCAATATATCTGTATTTGGCCGTGTAACCGACGCGGTGACTCACGAACCCCTTACCGGAGCATCTGTAAAGCTGAAAGGCACTACCAAAGGCGCCAGCACAGATGCTAAAGGAAATTATGCCTTACAGCTGCCCGATGAAGGCGGCGTACTGGTAGTTTCATTTATCGGTTATGAAAGTGCCGAACAGGCTGTTACCAAAGCTGGCCAGATGGATATTGCCCTTACTCCCAAAGCTGTACAAACGGAGGAACTGGTAGTAGTGGGTTATGGTACCCAGAAAAGAAAAGATGTAACCGGTGCTGTATCTTCCGTAAGGGTAAAAGATATCAGTGCAGGTGTTTCTAAAAATATCAGCGGTGCTATCCAGGGCAGGGTGCCAGGCGTAGCAGTGGAATCGTCCAGCGGAGCTCCGGGAGCAGGATTGCTCATTACTATCCGTGGTATGAGTACCCTCGGTAACAACACGCCGCTGTATATCGTAGATGGTGTGTTCGTTAGCAGTATCGATGGTGTAAGCCCGAACGATGTTGAATCCGTTGAGGTACTGAAAGATGCAGCTACTGCCAGCATCTATGGTTCCCGCGCTGCTAACGGCGTAGTGATCATCACCACTAAAGGTGGCCGGAAAGAAACACCTCCACGGCTGGATGTTGATACCTGGTTCGGTGTACAGTCTGTGCCTAAGAGAATGAGCCTCCTCAATGGAGAACAGTGGTCTACGCTCATGAACAAATACATCACCGGGATACCTGCTTATAATGGTATCAATACCAACTGGCAGAACGCCATCTTCCATCCGGGATTGGTAACCCGCACCAACGCGAACTTCAGCGGCGGTACCAAAAACTTCATCTACAGCCTGTCTGGCGGATATCAGAAAGAAGAAGGTGCCATGAAACATACCAACTACACTGCTGCCAATTTCAGGATCAAAACTGAATATGAAAAAGGAAGATTACGTGTAGGGGAGTCCGTTATCATTAAACGTGGCGATACCCGCAGAAACCCTGCCGGTGGCGACCAAACCCATAGCATCGTGGGAAGTGCGCTGATGATGCCTGCTACTGTGCCTGTATACGATCCTACACAGGATCTTGGCGGATACGGCCGCAGACCGGTTTATATGAAGAACCTGTCGAACCCCGTTGCATTACTCGAGAATGTTGACAATGGCGCCAAAGATCTCTCCATCATCGCCAACGGCTTCGTGGAAGTGAAACTGATCGATGGTCTCCGGTATAAACTGAACGTTGGTCTTACTGAAGATCAATCCAACACCCGTCTCTTCTCCGGCACCTACAACGATGGTAACGTAGCGCTGAGCGCTCCTCAGCTGTCGCAAAGCACAGGTACTACCAATTCCTGGCTGCTGGAAAATACCCTCAACTATTCTAAGAAATTCGGTAAACACAATATCGACGCGTTACTGGGGTATACTGCCCAGAAGAATATCTACAGCGGATTCAGTGCTTCCAGAACCGATCTGGCAACAGGTACTACCGTACTGGACGGCGGTTCAGCTACTTCGCAGCTGAATGGCGGTAGCGCTAATACCAGCTCTATCGTTTCCCGCTTCGGCCGTATTATGTATTCCTACGATTCCCGCTACATGCTTACCGCTTCTGTAAGAAGGGACGGTTCTTCCCGTTTCGCACCGGGGCATCAGTATGGTTCTTTCCCCTCCGTTTCACTGGGTTGGAGTGTGCATAACGAGAAATTCTTTGCAGGCCTCACCAACATTATCAGCACGTTGAAACTGCGTGGCAGCTGGGGCGTACTGGGTAACCAGGAAGTGGGCGATTATCTGACACAAAACAACATCAACAACGGTCTTAACTACGTGCAGGGCAATGTGCTGTGGCCGGGAGCTACCGCCAATGCTTACGCTTCTCCGATAGATCTGACCTGGGAAGAAACCAAAATCATCAACGGTGGCGTGGACCTGGGCCTGCTGAATAATAAACTGTTTGTGATATTCGACGTCTTTAAGAAAAACACCACTGGTGTACTGCTGAGCGTACCTTTTCCTTCATCAGTAGGAAAGAACGGATCACCTACATTGAATGCAGGTGCTATTCAGAACACCGGATATGAAGTATCATTTGAGTACAACGACAGGGCTGGTGAACTGAATTACCGGCTGGGTCTTAACTTCTCCCATATCAACAACAAAATGACGGCCATCAACGTAGGTTCTGGCCGCCAGGAATTCGGTTACATTTCAAAAGCGAAAGTCGGCTATCCCATTGGCGGATTCTGGCTGGTGAAAACAGATGGCATCTTCAACTCTAAAGAAGAAGTAGCTAACTACCAGAAGAATGGTAAGCCCATCCAGCCTAATGCGCAGCCCGGTGATATCCGCTACGCGGATGCTAACGGCGATGGTATCATCGATAACCAGGATGAACAATACATGGGCAGTCCGTTCCCCAATCTTACGATGGGCTTCTCTGCTAATCTCTCCTGGAAACATTTCGACCTGGGCCTCTTCCTGGAAGCCATCACAGGCAACAAGATCTACAATGCCAGAAGAATATGGCTGGAGAAGATGAACGAAGTAACCAACTATTCTACTGATGTGTTGAATGCATGGACTCCGGAAAATCACACCAACTTCCCCCGCTTTACATTAACAGATCCTAACAACAACAACCGCGATAACAGCACCAGGTGGCTGGAAGACGGTTCCTATCTGCGGCTGAAACGCGTGGAACTGGGATATACCCTGCCTAAAACACTGCTCAGCAGATACGGTATAGAAAGAGTAAGAGTATTCACTTCCGGCGAAAACCTCTTCACCATCACGAAATATAAAGGCTACAACCCTGATATAGGTGGCTCTGGTCCTGTAAAATCCGGAAATGGTTGGAGCTCCTCTGCCACACTTTCGAGAGGTATGGATAATTCATGGGATGTTTATCCTTTATCCCGCACTTTCCTGTTTGGTCTGAACCTTACTTTTTAA
- a CDS encoding YXWGXW repeat-containing protein, which yields MKKLILALLLCAAIGTVNTTQAQVSVGLSINIAPPVLPVYTQPPCPYDGYIWTPGYWAYGPDGYYWVPGAWVMPPRIGFLWTPGYWGFVGGIYSWHAGYWGPHVGFYGGINYGFGYGGVGFCGGGWSGNVYRYNTAVTNVNTTIVHNTYVNNTVINNNTVVNNSRTSFNGAGGITSRPTRVEMAAARDQHMNATNVQMANQQTARTDRRQLASVNNGRPASMAIRDHGDHAPQPNSAMAPRNSNNNINNPGARQGFTNNQSNRVAPNANNNINNNLAQHNNPNINNGGQQRVRQGFTNNPGNRTPAGFNNNNAGNFNQPRVRQGFSGNPGNHGPAGFNNNQPPRMHQGFAGNYSRPSFNGNPRPAGNFGGPRGGGGGGDHRVRRN from the coding sequence ATGAAAAAGCTCATCCTTGCTTTGCTGCTATGTGCAGCTATAGGCACAGTTAACACAACACAGGCTCAGGTTAGCGTAGGCCTGTCTATCAACATCGCACCTCCTGTTCTTCCGGTATATACACAGCCTCCTTGTCCGTACGACGGATACATCTGGACTCCCGGCTATTGGGCTTATGGTCCGGACGGATATTATTGGGTACCCGGTGCGTGGGTAATGCCCCCACGGATAGGATTCCTGTGGACGCCCGGCTACTGGGGTTTTGTAGGTGGTATTTATTCCTGGCACGCGGGCTATTGGGGGCCTCACGTCGGATTCTACGGTGGTATTAACTACGGATTCGGATATGGTGGCGTAGGCTTCTGCGGTGGTGGATGGTCAGGAAACGTTTATCGCTACAATACTGCAGTGACCAATGTCAATACTACCATCGTACACAATACCTACGTCAACAATACGGTGATCAACAACAACACCGTGGTGAATAACAGCCGTACCAGTTTCAATGGTGCAGGTGGTATTACCAGCAGGCCTACCCGTGTAGAAATGGCTGCTGCCCGCGATCAGCACATGAATGCCACCAATGTACAGATGGCCAACCAGCAAACAGCCCGGACTGATCGCCGGCAACTTGCATCAGTAAATAACGGCCGCCCTGCCAGCATGGCTATTCGTGATCATGGTGATCATGCTCCTCAGCCTAACAGCGCTATGGCGCCACGCAATAGTAATAACAATATTAACAATCCAGGCGCAAGACAGGGATTCACCAACAATCAGAGCAACCGTGTTGCTCCCAATGCCAACAATAACATCAATAACAATCTGGCACAACATAACAACCCTAATATTAACAATGGTGGTCAGCAGCGGGTAAGACAGGGATTCACCAACAATCCCGGTAACCGCACACCGGCAGGGTTTAATAACAACAATGCCGGTAATTTTAATCAACCCCGCGTAAGACAGGGATTCTCTGGTAATCCTGGAAATCACGGCCCGGCAGGATTTAACAACAACCAGCCACCACGTATGCATCAGGGGTTTGCAGGCAATTACAGCCGCCCGTCTTTCAACGGTAATCCTCGCCCGGCGGGTAATTTCGGAGGACCAAGAGGTGGCGGTGGAGGAGGAGATCACAGAGTGAGAAGGAATTGA
- a CDS encoding RidA family protein, whose amino-acid sequence MENNHAEEKLAALGLVLPPAPTPLGVYKPCLIDGKYLYLSGHGPVQNDKSLIIGRIGDALDMEQGKLAARQVGLTMLATIKKHAGGLDKVKRVIKVLGMVNCTPDFERHPYVINGCSELFAAIWGEENGIGVRSAVGFGSLPDNIPVEIEALFELY is encoded by the coding sequence ATGGAAAACAATCATGCAGAAGAGAAATTAGCGGCCCTTGGATTGGTATTGCCACCTGCGCCAACGCCCTTAGGCGTTTACAAGCCTTGCCTTATTGACGGGAAATACCTGTATCTCTCCGGGCATGGTCCTGTTCAGAACGACAAATCCCTGATCATTGGCCGTATCGGAGATGCACTGGATATGGAACAGGGCAAGCTGGCAGCGCGGCAGGTGGGATTAACGATGTTAGCGACTATCAAAAAGCATGCAGGCGGGCTGGATAAGGTGAAGCGGGTGATCAAGGTATTGGGTATGGTGAACTGTACGCCGGATTTTGAGCGTCATCCGTATGTGATCAATGGATGCAGTGAGTTGTTTGCTGCTATCTGGGGAGAAGAAAACGGGATAGGAGTAAGAAGCGCCGTTGGTTTTGGTTCGCTGCCCGACAATATCCCTGTCGAAATTGAAGCATTGTTTGAACTATACTAA
- a CDS encoding membrane dipeptidase, which produces MFAIDAHLDLSMNALEWNRDLQQPVAAIRAREAGLNDKPDRARGVVAFPELRKGNIGLVVATQIARYVAPENPLPGWHSPAQAWAQTQGQLAWYKAMEDAGEMVMIRDLKGLEAHLQLWNDGTPNDKKPIGYILSLEGADSIININYLEQAYNKGLRAIGPAHYGPGRYANGTDATGGLNAQGKELIREMEKLNIILDATHLCDDAFWDAMELFNGAVWASHNNCRALVNHNRQFSDDMIRALIRKNAVIGGALDAWMMVPGWVRGKSTPEAMGCNLEKMIDHMDHICQIAGNTLHVGIGTDLDGAFGKEQCPYDLETIADIQLLPGLLSKRGYSQQDIENVMHGNWIRFLRNAWK; this is translated from the coding sequence ATGTTTGCAATAGACGCGCATTTGGATCTCAGCATGAACGCGCTGGAATGGAACCGGGATCTTCAGCAGCCGGTGGCCGCCATTCGCGCAAGAGAAGCCGGATTGAATGATAAACCCGACAGAGCCAGGGGAGTAGTGGCTTTCCCTGAATTAAGAAAAGGTAATATAGGATTGGTGGTGGCTACCCAGATCGCGCGTTATGTGGCGCCTGAAAATCCGCTTCCAGGCTGGCACTCGCCGGCGCAGGCCTGGGCGCAAACCCAGGGACAGCTGGCCTGGTATAAAGCTATGGAAGATGCAGGTGAAATGGTGATGATCCGGGATCTTAAAGGATTGGAAGCTCATCTGCAGTTATGGAATGATGGTACCCCCAACGATAAGAAACCGATAGGCTATATACTCAGCCTGGAGGGAGCCGATTCTATTATCAATATCAATTACCTGGAGCAGGCATATAATAAAGGCCTCCGGGCGATTGGCCCGGCTCACTATGGCCCGGGACGTTATGCCAATGGTACAGATGCTACCGGTGGACTGAATGCACAAGGAAAGGAATTGATACGGGAGATGGAAAAGCTGAATATCATCCTCGATGCCACGCACCTTTGTGATGATGCTTTCTGGGATGCCATGGAACTCTTCAATGGTGCGGTTTGGGCCAGTCATAATAACTGCCGGGCACTCGTAAATCACAACCGGCAGTTCAGCGATGATATGATCAGAGCGCTGATCCGGAAAAATGCCGTAATCGGCGGTGCACTGGATGCCTGGATGATGGTACCGGGATGGGTGAGAGGTAAATCTACTCCTGAGGCAATGGGCTGCAACCTCGAAAAAATGATCGATCATATGGATCATATCTGCCAGATTGCAGGAAATACGCTGCATGTTGGCATTGGCACTGATCTCGACGGGGCTTTCGGAAAAGAACAATGCCCCTATGATCTCGAAACTATCGCGGATATCCAGCTGCTGCCAGGCCTGCTTTCCAAAAGAGGCTATAGTCAGCAGGATATTGAAAACGTTATGCATGGCAACTGGATTCGGTTTCTCCGGAATGCCTGGAAATAG
- a CDS encoding YhcH/YjgK/YiaL family protein: MILDTLQNAPLYYRLGLRFIKAFEYLVQTDLVAIEKGKYEIDGSDIFAIVNEYDTVDAAAEQMESHKKYIDIQYIVSGSELIGHDFLRDQQPSRAYDEAADYQLFGETPMFFSRLEQGMFAIFFPGDLHMLNIMVSKPMPVRKVVIKIAVS, encoded by the coding sequence ATGATACTGGACACACTGCAGAATGCACCTCTTTATTACAGGCTGGGACTGAGGTTTATCAAGGCATTTGAATACCTGGTACAAACAGACCTGGTAGCCATTGAAAAAGGGAAATACGAAATAGACGGGAGTGATATTTTCGCCATCGTAAATGAATATGATACAGTAGATGCAGCTGCAGAACAGATGGAGTCGCATAAAAAATACATCGACATACAATATATAGTATCCGGCTCGGAGCTGATTGGTCATGATTTTCTGAGAGATCAGCAACCTTCCAGGGCATATGATGAGGCGGCCGATTATCAGTTATTTGGAGAAACGCCTATGTTTTTCTCCCGCCTGGAGCAGGGGATGTTCGCGATATTTTTTCCGGGCGACCTGCATATGCTCAATATTATGGTGAGTAAACCGATGCCTGTCAGGAAAGTTGTTATCAAAATAGCAGTAAGCTGA
- a CDS encoding FecR domain-containing protein encodes MDHQFNAAEDFLLDDSFLRYCIGIDEQDIAYWEKWIADHPDKRADVARARQIFDIINGRQGRLDEEVSHFKNLLEEHIGRETAVVPKVRPIGRWRAAAAVLLLLGAAGAWLAYRHWHAPSGQEIALVKGEDVQPGGAKARLQLGDGTSVELDSLNGNGLKEKDGTRIGKDNGKLVYDVTGNSANEITYNTLSTPRGGEFQLVLPDGTKVWLNAASSLRFPTKFTGTERTVYLSGEAYFEVAQQASQPFQVQVSNGLKVAVLGTGFNIMAYDDENVMNTTLVSGKVKVIAPGGNSVLLSPSEQAVLARGSHDLSVSEADIDKTIAWKMGMFEFDDDDISTVMRQLARWYDVNVKFSGPVPDKHYTGSIRKQSTLSQALHILKTAGVQFSINGKQIVVEAK; translated from the coding sequence ATGGATCATCAATTTAATGCTGCCGAAGATTTCCTGTTAGACGATTCCTTCCTGCGTTACTGCATCGGAATCGATGAGCAGGATATTGCATACTGGGAGAAATGGATCGCTGATCACCCTGATAAGCGCGCAGATGTAGCGCGTGCCCGGCAGATATTTGATATCATCAATGGCAGGCAGGGGCGTCTTGACGAAGAGGTGAGCCACTTCAAAAATCTGCTGGAAGAGCATATCGGCCGGGAAACCGCCGTAGTACCTAAAGTACGGCCTATCGGCAGGTGGAGGGCAGCTGCGGCCGTGTTGCTGCTGCTGGGAGCTGCAGGCGCCTGGTTGGCGTATCGGCACTGGCACGCACCTTCCGGTCAGGAAATCGCGCTTGTAAAAGGTGAAGATGTACAACCCGGCGGAGCCAAAGCCCGCCTGCAGTTGGGAGATGGCACTTCCGTAGAGCTCGACTCATTGAACGGGAATGGACTGAAGGAGAAAGACGGTACCCGTATCGGGAAAGATAATGGCAAGCTGGTATACGACGTAACGGGGAACTCTGCTAATGAGATCACCTATAATACCCTGAGCACACCCAGAGGTGGTGAATTTCAGCTGGTGTTACCGGATGGTACCAAAGTATGGCTGAATGCTGCTTCGTCGCTCCGTTTCCCCACCAAGTTCACCGGAACGGAAAGAACAGTATACCTCAGTGGGGAAGCTTATTTCGAGGTGGCACAGCAGGCATCACAGCCTTTCCAGGTACAGGTCAGCAACGGACTTAAAGTAGCGGTGCTGGGCACCGGTTTCAATATCATGGCCTATGACGACGAAAACGTTATGAACACTACCCTGGTATCGGGTAAAGTAAAAGTAATCGCCCCGGGAGGCAACAGCGTGTTATTGTCGCCCTCCGAGCAGGCCGTATTGGCCAGGGGCAGCCACGATTTGTCGGTAAGTGAAGCCGATATCGATAAAACCATCGCCTGGAAAATGGGCATGTTCGAGTTCGACGACGATGATATATCCACTGTGATGAGACAATTAGCAAGATGGTATGATGTGAACGTGAAATTTTCCGGCCCGGTGCCAGACAAACATTACACCGGATCTATCCGGAAACAGTCCACACTGTCGCAGGCATTACACATTCTGAAAACTGCCGGAGTACAGTTCAGCATTAATGGAAAACAAATTGTTGTCGAAGCAAAATAG